In a single window of the Terriglobus roseus genome:
- a CDS encoding nuclear transport factor 2 family protein translates to MRDLETLVRQAYAAFNKRDIDSALALMTEDVSWPKASEGGKIVGKESIRAYWTRQWSEFDPHVEPLELAEEKGGKIRVRVHQLVKSLHGDVLSDSEVLHVFALRHGLLAAMDLGDDTDAVGGPSAAFAHTS, encoded by the coding sequence ATGCGAGACCTGGAAACTCTTGTCCGGCAGGCATACGCCGCTTTTAACAAGCGTGACATTGACAGCGCGCTGGCTCTAATGACGGAGGATGTGAGCTGGCCCAAGGCTTCCGAGGGCGGCAAGATCGTCGGGAAAGAGAGTATCCGCGCCTATTGGACTCGGCAATGGAGTGAGTTCGATCCCCACGTCGAACCGCTGGAGCTGGCTGAAGAAAAAGGCGGCAAGATCCGCGTCAGGGTTCATCAACTTGTGAAGAGCCTTCACGGGGATGTTCTTTCGGACAGCGAGGTCCTTCACGTGTTCGCCCTGCGGCACGGCCTCCTCGCGGCCATGGACCTTGGGGATGACACCGACGCAGTCGGGGGTCCGTCGGCTGCCTTTGCCCACACTTCCTGA
- a CDS encoding Ig-like domain repeat protein: protein MALPALRQVLPVGGSATGDLPASQPVPLVTVQLKRSAAQQADLDAFLKSVQTKGSAEYHHWLTPAQFAARFAPSAADVAPVTAWLGSQGLQVQSVSAGGMRLTASGTAAQVAGAFHVRLQRYALPAGDRVQVDGTPTVPDALVSSVLAVGGLDQTSATATADAVAGLEASIDANTAAVLAADLSGASASAEELNAALEQAGAQGQTVVLQHVTAQVLPAHALVLVSNTHPSATLDATDVTRTLRPDWQVAPGLPSNTLRALPDASAVDANALTAALQQIVTKAAARQGEVASTFYRLASAKGVFTHADTTVPVGTWSASDGLGTVDPIALVKAWPYGVTAPNSTTIALSAHVVTHGGTITLTATVTGSNGTPTGTVSFGSSQSGTLGSSTLDSTGTATYTLNTLAGGQYGFFGTYSGDNTYASTTTNVDTATVNPEAVTITGALSSATAVGGTLPILVTVKSPSGIGQPAGAVTVNAYGTNVSASAFAGTLVATSTAGTSAAAVAVPASNAGSFTFQASCTTDASFSCYQPASFAVTVVQGTPTVTLTQAGTATTATLTATVAAPAGSTSAAVPTGTVQFLDGTTVLGSGTVDSSGVAAYAGALGTGTTHSVSATYQGDANYVTASSNAAAATKKTPTVTLAMASTGTSLQVTVSGGSTATVVPTGNVQFLDNTTALATAAVDTTGVASYMGTYSSATGHTITAVYAGDSNYNTATSNVLPSTTKATAAAVLMQTSTAGAASAAFRVTVASATTSSNAPTGSVQFLDGTTVVGNSPLTTAGVATYTGTLATSVAHSITALYLGDANFNAVTSNAVAVAATTSLITTTTALTSSSGYTGVYGTALSLISVITPSSYVAAGTAPTGTITIMDAGLPVGTGTLSAGNATIVVSTLTVGAHALTAVYGGDSNYAASTSAGVAFSITPLTATLTASISPTGSVVYGNNASIAITVTAASGTVGPSGTVMATISGSNGTYSAPLVATTGSLISTANLVLPVPPPGTYTVTVKCNTNLVCNTVTLSLTTAKGFTTTTINGVTPTTPQAGTPVSISATVANTGTGSGAYTYSGMVSFYSNNKFLGSGAVVNGLATGTVVFLSASSQSVTAIYSGDVNWTGSTSDPITVTPTPIPATIVVASNTLTGIVGQNITLTAAVSAGITNTALVPSGTVAFYDTFNGIVVNLGSATVLSNGLNTGYAQLSTTGLRPGSHSILAVYSGDAVFLKTQYSNLVVNIGDFALTFAPASLSLSSGSTGKGVLTVAGLDGYSGAVALACTMPAGTETTCALSSALINTGGTVQFTVSTTKNTALLVRTLAASRVAGAALFGGLLSVCVLRRRRRVAALLSLLLVAVIAGGGCTQVAATDDSSTGTTTSTGTPLGTINLTITAATTDLAVNARHTYVIPVTVQ from the coding sequence GTGGCTCTTCCCGCACTGCGGCAGGTACTGCCCGTGGGTGGCAGCGCGACGGGCGATCTCCCCGCGTCGCAACCCGTGCCCTTGGTGACGGTGCAGCTGAAGCGCAGCGCGGCGCAGCAGGCTGACCTGGACGCGTTTCTGAAGTCGGTGCAGACCAAGGGCTCTGCGGAATATCACCACTGGCTGACACCGGCGCAGTTTGCGGCGCGCTTTGCGCCTTCCGCTGCGGACGTTGCGCCGGTGACGGCCTGGCTTGGATCGCAGGGGTTGCAGGTTCAGTCGGTATCGGCCGGCGGGATGCGCCTTACGGCCAGCGGCACAGCGGCGCAGGTGGCTGGCGCGTTCCATGTCCGTCTACAGCGGTACGCGCTGCCTGCCGGGGATCGCGTGCAGGTGGATGGCACGCCAACCGTGCCGGATGCGCTGGTGTCTTCGGTGCTCGCCGTGGGTGGGCTTGATCAGACTTCGGCGACGGCTACCGCCGACGCGGTAGCAGGTCTTGAGGCGTCGATTGATGCGAACACCGCTGCGGTGCTGGCGGCCGATCTGAGCGGTGCCAGCGCGAGCGCCGAAGAACTGAACGCAGCGTTGGAACAGGCAGGCGCGCAAGGGCAGACGGTGGTGTTGCAGCACGTCACGGCTCAAGTGCTACCGGCGCACGCGCTGGTGCTGGTGTCGAACACGCATCCAAGCGCCACTTTGGATGCAACAGACGTGACCAGGACCTTGCGGCCTGACTGGCAGGTCGCTCCGGGACTTCCCTCCAACACGCTGCGTGCGTTGCCGGATGCTTCGGCGGTCGATGCCAATGCTCTTACGGCGGCCCTGCAGCAGATTGTGACGAAAGCCGCGGCGCGGCAGGGTGAGGTGGCGTCGACGTTCTACAGGTTGGCGTCCGCCAAGGGTGTCTTCACGCACGCGGACACAACGGTCCCGGTGGGAACGTGGAGTGCATCGGACGGCCTCGGGACGGTGGATCCGATTGCGCTGGTGAAGGCATGGCCTTACGGCGTTACGGCGCCGAACAGCACGACGATTGCGCTCTCAGCCCACGTGGTGACGCACGGCGGGACAATTACGTTGACTGCAACGGTGACCGGCAGCAACGGGACGCCGACGGGGACCGTCAGCTTTGGCAGCAGCCAGAGCGGCACACTGGGATCGTCAACGCTGGATTCTACCGGCACTGCGACGTACACGCTGAACACGCTGGCCGGTGGTCAGTATGGATTCTTCGGCACATACAGCGGCGACAACACTTACGCCTCCACGACGACCAATGTCGATACGGCTACTGTCAATCCAGAGGCCGTGACGATCACGGGTGCACTGTCTTCCGCGACGGCTGTGGGAGGTACCTTGCCGATCCTGGTGACCGTGAAGTCGCCCAGCGGCATTGGTCAGCCTGCCGGGGCCGTCACGGTGAATGCCTATGGAACGAACGTCAGCGCCTCGGCATTCGCGGGCACGCTGGTGGCGACATCGACGGCGGGCACGTCGGCTGCGGCGGTAGCGGTGCCGGCGAGCAACGCTGGTTCATTCACCTTCCAGGCCAGTTGCACGACGGATGCGAGCTTCTCCTGCTATCAGCCTGCGTCGTTCGCGGTGACTGTGGTTCAGGGAACACCGACGGTCACGCTGACACAGGCGGGCACAGCAACGACCGCGACTCTGACGGCGACGGTGGCAGCGCCGGCCGGCAGCACTTCGGCGGCGGTGCCAACGGGCACTGTGCAGTTCCTGGATGGGACGACAGTCCTCGGGAGCGGAACGGTCGATAGTTCCGGCGTGGCGGCGTATGCGGGTGCGCTTGGCACCGGCACGACGCACTCGGTCAGTGCGACGTACCAGGGCGATGCAAATTATGTCACTGCCAGCTCCAACGCTGCGGCTGCGACCAAGAAGACGCCAACGGTGACGTTGGCAATGGCTTCGACGGGCACCTCGTTGCAGGTGACGGTATCCGGCGGCAGCACGGCCACGGTCGTGCCGACGGGCAATGTACAGTTCCTGGACAACACCACGGCGCTGGCAACGGCTGCTGTGGATACGACGGGTGTCGCGTCCTACATGGGCACCTACAGCTCCGCGACAGGGCACACGATTACGGCTGTGTACGCTGGCGACTCGAACTACAACACCGCAACCAGCAACGTGTTGCCGTCAACGACAAAGGCAACGGCGGCCGCGGTCCTGATGCAGACCAGCACCGCAGGCGCGGCGTCTGCGGCATTCCGTGTGACGGTCGCATCAGCCACGACGAGCAGCAACGCCCCCACTGGCAGCGTGCAGTTCCTGGATGGCACGACGGTCGTCGGCAACTCACCACTCACCACGGCCGGCGTTGCAACTTACACTGGCACGCTGGCAACTTCGGTGGCTCACTCCATCACAGCGTTGTACCTGGGTGACGCGAACTTCAACGCGGTGACCTCAAATGCAGTTGCGGTTGCGGCTACGACGTCGCTGATCACCACAACCACGGCACTCACGTCGTCAAGTGGCTATACCGGCGTGTACGGCACAGCCTTGTCACTGATCTCCGTGATCACGCCATCGAGTTACGTCGCAGCGGGCACCGCGCCGACTGGCACCATCACGATCATGGACGCTGGTCTGCCCGTGGGAACTGGGACGCTGAGCGCAGGCAATGCAACGATAGTTGTGTCCACACTCACCGTCGGCGCGCATGCTCTCACCGCGGTTTATGGCGGCGACAGCAACTATGCCGCAAGCACTTCGGCTGGGGTGGCTTTCTCGATCACGCCGCTGACGGCGACCCTTACTGCTTCGATTTCACCGACAGGCTCTGTCGTCTATGGCAACAATGCAAGCATCGCGATCACGGTGACGGCTGCATCCGGCACGGTTGGCCCGTCGGGGACTGTGATGGCCACGATCAGCGGCAGCAATGGCACCTACTCGGCACCGCTTGTCGCGACCACTGGATCGCTCATCAGCACTGCGAACCTTGTGCTGCCAGTGCCGCCGCCCGGTACGTACACCGTCACCGTGAAGTGCAACACAAACCTCGTGTGCAACACGGTGACCCTGTCGTTGACGACGGCAAAAGGCTTCACGACCACCACGATCAACGGCGTCACACCGACCACGCCGCAGGCCGGCACGCCGGTCAGCATCAGCGCGACTGTTGCAAATACGGGGACCGGTTCCGGCGCGTACACCTACTCCGGCATGGTCAGTTTTTATAGCAACAACAAGTTCCTTGGCTCGGGCGCAGTAGTCAACGGTTTGGCGACGGGCACGGTCGTCTTCCTCAGCGCGTCTTCCCAATCGGTCACGGCTATCTACAGCGGCGACGTGAATTGGACAGGGAGTACCTCCGATCCGATCACCGTGACGCCGACACCGATCCCAGCGACGATCGTGGTCGCCTCGAACACGCTCACCGGTATCGTCGGGCAAAATATCACGCTCACCGCCGCGGTCAGCGCCGGCATTACGAACACGGCGCTGGTGCCCAGCGGCACCGTCGCGTTTTACGACACATTCAATGGCATTGTGGTGAATCTCGGTTCTGCGACGGTGCTGTCCAACGGTTTGAACACTGGCTATGCGCAGCTGTCCACCACGGGGCTGCGGCCCGGTTCGCACTCGATCCTCGCCGTCTACTCGGGCGATGCGGTCTTCCTGAAGACGCAGTACAGCAACCTGGTCGTGAATATCGGTGACTTCGCTCTCACCTTTGCGCCCGCGTCGTTGAGCCTGTCGTCGGGCAGCACGGGCAAGGGCGTTCTTACTGTTGCAGGTCTCGATGGCTATTCGGGAGCGGTTGCGCTTGCTTGCACCATGCCTGCTGGCACGGAGACGACCTGCGCCCTGTCTTCTGCGCTCATAAACACCGGCGGCACAGTACAGTTCACCGTGAGCACGACGAAGAACACTGCCTTGCTGGTGCGAACTCTGGCAGCGTCGCGGGTCGCAGGCGCTGCGCTCTTCGGTGGTTTACTGAGCGTTTGCGTCCTGCGTCGCCGCAGACGTGTGGCTGCTCTGCTGTCGTTGCTGCTTGTGGCAGTGATCGCAGGTGGCGGCTGTACCCAGGTGGCTGCCACGGACGACTCGTCCACCGGCACCACGACGAGCACCGGCACACCGCTTGGGACGATCAATCTGACAATCACTGCTGCGACTACGGATCTGGCAGTGAATGCACGGCATACTTATGTCATCCCGGTGACCGTGCAGTAG
- the glmU gene encoding bifunctional UDP-N-acetylglucosamine diphosphorylase/glucosamine-1-phosphate N-acetyltransferase GlmU gives MSDFGIVVMAAGKGTRLKSARPKVLHAVGGKALLLHVIDAARTQVSAADILVVVGHQAAQIQAAAAPTGVRFVLQPQQLGTGHALQCVRDWYAETGTTPPTHLIVLSGDVPLIRPETITALRTTHLKQNAAMTILTAIPPDPTGYGRVLRKQDGSEDVSGIVEQKSLSEDELATPERLREINSGIYAFRTSALFDRLGKLANTNSAGEFYLTDIAAMLVHDEERVVAIAADSVDEVLGANTIAEMMHLDASFRERSAARLMAAGVTIFRPDTCVIDASVQVSADTVIEPFVQLLGATTIGANCRIRSFSVIENCTIGEGVLIRNGCILTDSTVGDGAQLGPYAHIRPESQIGARAHVGNFVETKKTTLGEGSKANHLAYLGDATIGAGSNIGAGVITCNYDGVHKHRTTIGDGVFVGSDSTLIAPVTLESGSYVAAGSSITEDVPADALALGRARQVTKAGWASDKRAAARLAEGNGR, from the coding sequence ATGAGTGATTTCGGCATTGTCGTCATGGCCGCGGGCAAAGGCACGCGACTCAAGAGCGCCCGCCCCAAGGTTCTGCACGCCGTCGGCGGTAAAGCGCTTCTGTTGCACGTTATCGACGCAGCCAGAACCCAGGTCTCGGCTGCAGACATTCTCGTCGTCGTCGGTCACCAGGCAGCACAGATTCAGGCGGCCGCAGCGCCTACCGGCGTCCGCTTTGTGCTGCAGCCGCAGCAACTCGGCACGGGCCACGCACTGCAGTGCGTCCGCGACTGGTATGCCGAGACCGGCACCACGCCGCCTACGCACCTCATCGTCCTCTCCGGCGACGTGCCGCTCATCCGCCCGGAGACCATCACCGCCCTGCGCACCACGCATCTAAAGCAGAACGCAGCGATGACGATCCTCACGGCCATTCCACCCGACCCCACCGGGTACGGCCGCGTACTCCGCAAGCAGGACGGCTCCGAGGATGTCAGCGGCATCGTCGAGCAGAAGTCTCTCTCCGAAGATGAGCTCGCCACTCCCGAGCGCCTGCGCGAGATCAACAGTGGCATCTATGCCTTTCGCACCAGCGCACTCTTCGACAGACTTGGCAAGCTCGCGAACACCAACTCTGCCGGTGAGTTCTACCTGACGGACATCGCCGCGATGCTCGTGCATGATGAGGAGCGCGTCGTCGCCATCGCCGCGGACTCCGTCGACGAAGTGCTCGGCGCGAATACCATTGCGGAGATGATGCACCTCGACGCCAGCTTCCGTGAGCGGTCTGCCGCCCGGCTGATGGCGGCCGGCGTCACCATCTTTCGGCCGGACACCTGCGTCATCGACGCTTCAGTCCAGGTATCGGCAGACACGGTCATCGAACCCTTCGTTCAGCTTTTGGGCGCCACAACCATTGGTGCCAACTGCCGCATCCGCTCCTTCTCTGTCATCGAAAATTGCACGATCGGCGAGGGCGTCCTCATCCGCAACGGCTGCATCCTCACCGACTCCACGGTCGGCGACGGAGCGCAGCTTGGCCCCTACGCTCACATTCGTCCCGAAAGCCAGATTGGCGCCCGCGCCCACGTCGGCAACTTCGTAGAGACGAAGAAAACGACCTTGGGAGAGGGCTCAAAGGCCAACCACCTTGCCTACCTGGGCGACGCGACCATCGGGGCCGGGTCAAACATCGGCGCGGGAGTCATCACCTGCAACTACGACGGCGTCCACAAGCACCGCACAACCATTGGTGATGGTGTTTTTGTAGGTTCGGACTCAACGCTGATTGCACCCGTCACTTTAGAAAGTGGCTCCTATGTTGCTGCAGGATCGAGCATTACGGAAGACGTTCCGGCCGACGCCTTGGCACTTGGGCGCGCTAGGCAAGTGACCAAAGCGGGTTGGGCATCTGACAAACGTGCCGCCGCCCGGCTAGCAGAGGGGAACGGCCGCTGA
- a CDS encoding CYCXC family (seleno)protein, producing MKRLLPLLAIALLTVAACAQWSNPSADIPAYNNGAPTKPLPPVLSGAQTTGVYFSHPYQVTAYKMAAKIQPVLHQMPCYCRCDQAMGHNSLHSCFEGLHGAECSTCMKEAVFAYQQTKLGKTPAQIRAAIEKGQWLSVDLEHAAL from the coding sequence ATGAAACGCCTGCTGCCGCTGCTCGCCATTGCCCTGCTGACTGTTGCCGCCTGCGCGCAGTGGTCGAACCCGTCTGCGGATATTCCCGCGTACAACAACGGCGCACCCACCAAGCCGCTGCCGCCCGTCCTCTCCGGAGCGCAGACCACCGGTGTTTACTTCTCCCATCCGTATCAGGTCACGGCGTACAAGATGGCGGCCAAGATTCAGCCCGTTCTACACCAGATGCCCTGTTACTGCCGCTGCGATCAGGCCATGGGCCACAATAGCCTCCATAGCTGCTTCGAAGGCCTGCACGGCGCCGAGTGCTCCACCTGTATGAAGGAAGCGGTCTTCGCTTACCAGCAGACAAAGCTCGGCAAGACGCCCGCACAAATCCGTGCGGCGATTGAGAAGGGTCAGTGGCTGAGTGTGGATCTGGAGCACGCTGCGCTGTAG
- the rfaD gene encoding ADP-glyceromanno-heptose 6-epimerase, giving the protein MGKMTVVTGAAGFIGRNVVAELNRRGQTDLLLVDDLGTDEKWKNLVGLKYEDLLPIDDFLDRVHSDSESALPEIDGIVHLGACSATTEKDADYLLTNNYAYTRTLCEWAQVHGVRFVYASSAATYGDGALGYDDSDAVTPNLKPLNMYGYSKHMFDLWALRNNLYSGANPIAGLKYFNVYGPYEDHKDDMRSVVHKSFGQVGEGEGKVKLFKSHKPEYKDGEQMRDFVYVKDAVAVTLWLLENPSIGGLFNCGTGISRTWRDLVTAVYAAIGKEPKIEYIDMPESLREKYQYYTEAKPDKLRAAGYDKPFTTLEDGIRDYVKNYLQARKA; this is encoded by the coding sequence ATGGGCAAGATGACAGTCGTAACGGGAGCTGCGGGATTTATTGGCCGCAATGTAGTGGCGGAGCTGAATCGCCGCGGGCAGACCGACCTGCTGCTGGTCGACGACCTGGGCACCGATGAGAAGTGGAAGAATCTGGTCGGCCTGAAGTACGAAGACCTGTTGCCCATTGACGACTTTCTTGACCGTGTTCACAGCGACAGCGAAAGCGCTCTGCCTGAGATCGACGGCATCGTGCACCTGGGCGCGTGCAGCGCCACCACCGAGAAGGACGCGGACTATCTGCTGACCAACAACTACGCCTACACCCGCACCCTGTGCGAGTGGGCGCAGGTGCATGGCGTGAGGTTTGTCTACGCTTCCAGCGCGGCCACGTACGGCGATGGCGCGCTGGGCTATGACGACAGTGACGCTGTCACACCGAACCTGAAGCCGCTGAACATGTACGGCTACTCAAAGCACATGTTTGACCTGTGGGCCCTCCGCAACAACCTGTACAGCGGTGCGAATCCCATCGCAGGGTTGAAGTACTTCAATGTCTATGGACCTTACGAGGACCACAAGGATGACATGCGCTCCGTCGTCCACAAGAGCTTCGGCCAGGTGGGCGAGGGCGAGGGCAAGGTGAAACTTTTCAAGAGTCACAAGCCTGAGTACAAAGACGGCGAGCAGATGCGCGACTTCGTTTATGTGAAGGACGCAGTCGCCGTGACGCTATGGCTGCTGGAAAACCCAAGTATCGGTGGCCTGTTCAACTGTGGCACCGGCATCTCACGCACCTGGCGCGACCTGGTTACGGCGGTCTATGCTGCGATCGGCAAGGAACCGAAGATCGAATACATCGACATGCCCGAGAGCCTGCGCGAAAAGTACCAGTACTACACCGAAGCCAAGCCCGATAAGTTGCGGGCCGCTGGGTATGACAAGCCATTCACCACGCTCGAAGATGGCATCCGAGATTACGTGAAGAACTATCTGCAGGCGCGGAAGGCATAG
- a CDS encoding D-sedoheptulose-7-phosphate isomerase — protein MAEASIRADGSIFQHNVSDATAMLQSLLKLEPQVEQAASLLAKALLGGNKLLACGNGGSAADASHLTTEFVVRFQADRRPYPAISFATNGGDLTACGNDYGFDEIFARQVRAYGHKGDVLFAFTTSGNSENVLRALLTAKETGVTTVAFLGRDGGRSGGIADVEFLVEHGVTARIQEAHKLLLHTICELVEVRLHAAASAGHQPLT, from the coding sequence ATGGCTGAGGCTTCGATCAGGGCCGATGGTTCGATTTTCCAGCACAACGTGTCGGATGCCACCGCAATGCTGCAGTCGCTGTTGAAGCTGGAGCCCCAGGTGGAACAGGCGGCATCGCTGCTGGCGAAGGCACTGCTGGGTGGCAACAAGCTGCTGGCCTGTGGCAACGGTGGCTCGGCAGCGGACGCATCGCACCTGACGACGGAGTTTGTCGTGCGCTTCCAGGCTGATCGCCGGCCCTATCCCGCGATCAGCTTTGCGACCAACGGTGGCGATCTGACTGCTTGCGGTAACGACTACGGTTTTGACGAGATCTTTGCGCGGCAGGTACGAGCCTACGGCCACAAGGGAGACGTGCTGTTTGCCTTCACTACCAGCGGCAACAGCGAGAATGTTCTGCGCGCGCTCCTGACCGCGAAGGAGACCGGTGTCACCACCGTCGCCTTCCTTGGCCGCGACGGTGGCCGCTCCGGTGGCATTGCCGACGTTGAATTCCTCGTGGAGCATGGCGTCACAGCCCGCATCCAGGAAGCGCACAAACTGTTGCTGCACACGATCTGCGAGCTGGTTGAGGTTCGGCTGCACGCCGCAGCCTCCGCGGGCCATCAACCCCTGACATAA
- a CDS encoding ROK family protein — translation MSIRIGIDLGGTKIEGRAFDEHGHELDRLRVATPREDYPGTIEAIVDVAHSLEVRVGSKGTVGVGIPGSVVRSTGLVKNANSTWLNGRAIEVDLTKRMGREVRCANDANCLAVSEATDGAGAGYAVVFGVIIGTGCGGGLAINGHVHNGPNGLAGEWGHNPLPRQTAAEWPGPVCYCGKLSCIEMWCCGTGLERDFRTVTGKTLRGPEIVAASVAGDADAEAAIVRFEDRLAKSLATIYNSLDPDCIVLGGGLSQLDRLYTNLPPLISTYTFGGPVETPIKKAVHGDASGVRGAAWLWPSAAV, via the coding sequence ATGAGCATTCGCATTGGCATTGACCTGGGCGGCACCAAGATTGAGGGCCGCGCCTTTGACGAGCACGGACACGAGCTGGACCGCCTGCGCGTCGCGACACCGCGTGAAGATTACCCCGGCACCATTGAGGCGATCGTCGACGTTGCGCATTCCCTGGAAGTACGCGTCGGCTCCAAGGGAACTGTCGGTGTGGGCATTCCAGGCTCCGTCGTGCGATCGACCGGGCTTGTGAAGAACGCGAACTCTACGTGGCTGAACGGCCGCGCCATCGAGGTCGACCTGACAAAGCGCATGGGCCGTGAGGTCCGCTGTGCCAATGACGCCAACTGCCTGGCAGTCTCCGAGGCGACCGATGGTGCGGGTGCGGGTTACGCCGTCGTCTTCGGCGTCATCATCGGCACTGGCTGCGGTGGCGGCCTTGCCATCAACGGGCACGTACACAATGGTCCGAATGGCCTGGCAGGCGAGTGGGGCCACAATCCGCTGCCCCGCCAGACCGCCGCGGAGTGGCCCGGCCCTGTCTGCTACTGCGGCAAGCTGAGCTGCATTGAGATGTGGTGCTGCGGTACCGGTCTGGAGCGGGACTTCCGGACTGTGACGGGTAAAACTCTGCGAGGGCCGGAAATCGTTGCAGCGAGTGTGGCAGGCGATGCCGACGCCGAGGCCGCGATCGTACGGTTCGAAGATCGCCTCGCCAAGAGCCTGGCAACGATCTATAACTCACTGGACCCGGACTGCATTGTGCTCGGTGGCGGCCTGTCGCAGCTGGACCGGCTGTACACAAATCTGCCGCCGCTGATCTCGACCTATACGTTTGGCGGGCCGGTGGAGACACCGATCAAGAAGGCCGTCCACGGAGATGCGAGTGGTGTGCGCGGTGCGGCCTGGCTTTGGCCATCGGCTGCAGTTTAA